The Brasilonema sennae CENA114 genome includes a region encoding these proteins:
- a CDS encoding MFS transporter, protein MRVFTLIWFGQLISLIGSGLTRFALGVWVYQNTGSVTQFALISLFAMLPSILISPVVGVLVDRWNRRSCMILSDAGAGLSTLAIALLLFSGKLEVWHIYVAVAVSSIFSAFQWSAYAAATTMLVPKQHLGRANGMVQLAEAASRLLSPMLAGALVVTIQIQGVILIDCVSFLFSLVTLLLVRFPKPKTTPEDEVRQSWRLREFTYGWTYITARPGLLGLLIFFAVINFFIGVVSVLVTPLVLAFASATVLGTVLSIGGSGMLVGGLVMSAWGGPKKRILSVFGFTLSGGLSILLAGLMPSVPVFFAAAFIYYFGVSMINGCDQAIWQSKVAPAVQGRVFAVRSMLALASLPLGYLIAGPLVDQVFEPLLAVSGPLAGSIGRIIGVGPGHGIGLLFVVIGMLTMLATAGGYLYLPLRLLEEQLPDA, encoded by the coding sequence ATGCGAGTATTTACCCTTATCTGGTTTGGGCAGCTTATTTCACTGATTGGCTCTGGGCTGACTCGATTTGCTCTAGGTGTCTGGGTATACCAGAATACTGGCTCAGTCACGCAATTTGCACTCATTTCTCTGTTTGCTATGCTCCCGAGCATCTTGATCTCACCAGTGGTTGGTGTGCTTGTAGATCGGTGGAACCGACGCTCTTGCATGATACTCAGCGATGCAGGAGCAGGGCTGAGTACCCTAGCTATTGCGCTATTGCTCTTTTCTGGTAAGCTTGAAGTTTGGCACATCTACGTGGCTGTAGCAGTCAGTTCAATCTTTAGCGCTTTCCAGTGGTCAGCCTATGCTGCTGCAACTACGATGCTTGTCCCAAAGCAACACCTTGGTCGTGCCAATGGTATGGTGCAACTTGCAGAGGCAGCTTCACGGCTGCTCTCACCGATGTTAGCAGGTGCGCTGGTTGTCACTATTCAGATTCAGGGTGTAATCCTGATTGACTGCGTTAGTTTCCTTTTTTCTCTGGTAACGCTGCTGCTCGTCCGATTTCCTAAGCCGAAAACTACCCCAGAGGATGAAGTGAGGCAGAGTTGGCGACTGCGGGAGTTTACTTATGGATGGACATACATTACTGCTCGTCCCGGACTACTTGGACTGTTAATTTTCTTTGCTGTCATTAATTTCTTCATAGGAGTTGTCAGTGTACTAGTTACACCACTGGTACTAGCTTTTGCTTCGGCTACTGTACTTGGCACTGTGCTGTCAATTGGTGGAAGCGGGATGTTGGTTGGTGGTCTGGTGATGAGTGCTTGGGGCGGACCAAAGAAGCGCATCCTTAGTGTGTTCGGCTTTACACTATCAGGTGGGCTGTCTATACTACTTGCGGGGCTTATGCCCTCTGTCCCGGTCTTCTTTGCTGCTGCCTTTATATACTATTTTGGGGTGTCGATGATCAATGGCTGCGACCAAGCCATCTGGCAGAGCAAAGTCGCACCTGCTGTCCAGGGACGAGTGTTTGCTGTGCGAAGTATGCTCGCTTTGGCATCCCTACCGCTTGGCTATCTGATTGCAGGACCATTAGTCGATCAAGTCTTCGAGCCCTTGCTTGCTGTCTCTGGACCATTGGCTGGAAGCATAGGACGGATTATCGGCGTGGGGCCAGGACACGGCATTGGTTTGTTGTTTGTTGTGATCGGAATGCTCACTATGCTAGCAACAGCTGGGGGCTATCTATATTTACCTTTACGGCTACTAGAGGAGCAATTACCAGATGCTTGA
- a CDS encoding non-ribosomal peptide synthetase, with translation MEAKNIEDIYTLSPTQQGMLFHILSAPDSRMYFEQTLCTLHGTLNIAAFEQAWQQIVDRHPSLRTAFVWQGLNQPVQIVHQQAKLSIQQYDWLKLSTAEQEAQLQIYLEADRKHSFELAKPPLMRLILIQTNVDTYQFIWSICHLVLDAWCVNTILKEFFCVYEALCQNQILQLQPSRLYRDYIAWLKQQDLSEAEVFWRKVLQGFTTPTPLVGDWIANDSLDQHQGFSQQQVQLSLATTEALKSLAQQHHLTLNTFIQGVWALLLSYYSGEADVVYGTVVSGRPPTLPGVSSMVGVFINTLPTRLLVSGEASLLSWLKELQFQQLNIRKYECTPLVQIQNWSEVPPGMPLFESILVFENSSVNISSLPTGNLRIDNVRSVINSNYPLVFLVKPWSQLSLNIFYDLRYFSTVTVARMLSHVAALLNNIVADPNTTLAALTQSIVNNPEQLISDVERQQLLVEFNNTRRDYINDKCIHQLIEEQAERTPENVAVVFKKQQITYQELNTRANQLAHHLQALGVGSDVLVAICVERSWEMLVGILAILKAGGAYVPIDPTYPNQRLAYMLEDSQVSVVLTQEQLVKKLPDIGAQVLCLDTLWDAITQESDENPKTEVIPDNLVYLIYTSGSTGQPKGVQVTHQNLVHSTTARICYYDQPVTGFLLTSPFAFDSSVACIFWTLCQGGFVSVLPENWQLDIKQIIEAIAQQQISHLLCLPSLYKLILEQAQPQQLISLQTVIVAGESCPKELVKQHRELLPQTSLFNEYGPTEATVWSSVYNCQNHDLKNPVPIGRPIANTQIYLLDSHLQPVPIGVSGEVHIGGFGLAKGYLNRPELTAQKFIPNPFSDEPNARLYKTGDLGRYLPDGNIKFLGRLDQQVKIRGYRIEITEIEAVLNQHSAVQEAIVVAQEDIHTHRRLVAYIVPEKEQIPTVDDLRSFLKNRLPEYMLPSVFVMLKALPLTPNGKVDRQALPIPDQERPNLEAAFVPPSTPIEVALAEIWSEVLGVEQVGIHDNFLKLGGDSLRSIQVLSRANDRGLSFSLQEFTQNPTIYELSQLIKTAEELRIPAIRPVSREQYRMQASMDSTTDGV, from the coding sequence ATGGAAGCTAAAAATATAGAGGACATCTACACACTCTCACCTACCCAACAGGGTATGCTGTTTCACATCCTCTCTGCTCCAGATTCCAGGATGTATTTTGAGCAGACGCTATGTACCTTGCATGGCACTCTCAATATCGCAGCTTTTGAGCAGGCTTGGCAGCAAATAGTAGACCGACATCCGAGTTTGAGGACAGCTTTTGTATGGCAAGGTCTAAATCAACCAGTTCAAATAGTACACCAACAAGCTAAACTATCGATACAGCAGTATGATTGGCTTAAGCTCTCAACTGCTGAGCAGGAAGCGCAACTACAAATTTACCTGGAAGCAGACCGCAAACATAGCTTTGAGCTTGCTAAACCACCCTTAATGCGGCTCATTTTAATCCAGACTAATGTGGACACTTACCAATTTATCTGGAGTATTTGTCACTTGGTACTGGATGCGTGGTGTGTTAACACCATCCTCAAGGAATTTTTTTGCGTCTACGAGGCGCTTTGCCAAAATCAAATTCTCCAATTGCAACCAAGCCGTCTCTATCGGGACTACATTGCTTGGCTGAAGCAGCAGGATTTATCGGAGGCTGAGGTCTTCTGGCGAAAAGTTCTTCAGGGCTTCACAACACCAACTCCTTTAGTAGGAGACTGGATAGCCAATGACTCCCTTGATCAGCACCAAGGTTTCAGTCAACAACAAGTCCAGCTGTCGCTAGCAACCACAGAAGCACTCAAGTCTTTAGCGCAACAACACCATTTGACGCTCAACACCTTCATACAAGGGGTTTGGGCTTTGTTGTTGAGTTATTACAGTGGTGAAGCAGATGTCGTTTACGGAACTGTTGTATCTGGTCGTCCGCCCACCCTACCAGGGGTTTCCTCTATGGTGGGAGTCTTTATCAACACCCTACCAACGCGCTTACTCGTGTCTGGTGAAGCTTCGCTCCTGTCTTGGTTAAAAGAACTTCAGTTCCAGCAGCTGAATATACGTAAATACGAGTGTACTCCTCTAGTCCAAATCCAGAATTGGAGTGAAGTACCCCCAGGGATGCCTTTATTTGAGAGTATTTTGGTATTTGAAAACTCCTCAGTAAATATCTCTAGCTTACCTACAGGAAACTTGAGGATTGACAATGTTCGTTCTGTTATTAACTCTAACTATCCTCTTGTTTTCTTAGTTAAACCTTGGTCGCAGTTATCGTTAAATATATTTTATGACTTACGCTACTTCAGCACCGTAACGGTAGCCAGAATGTTAAGTCATGTCGCAGCACTGCTCAATAATATAGTTGCCGATCCCAACACTACACTGGCAGCTTTGACACAGAGTATTGTTAACAATCCAGAACAATTGATTAGTGATGTCGAGCGACAACAACTGCTCGTTGAATTTAACAATACAAGAAGAGATTATATTAACGACAAGTGTATCCACCAATTAATTGAGGAACAGGCAGAACGTACCCCGGAAAACGTAGCTGTGGTGTTTAAAAAGCAGCAAATCACTTACCAAGAACTGAACACCAGAGCCAATCAACTAGCACACCATCTTCAGGCTTTGGGAGTTGGATCGGATGTATTAGTAGCGATTTGCGTAGAACGTTCTTGGGAAATGCTGGTAGGTATACTAGCTATTCTCAAAGCTGGAGGAGCGTATGTACCAATTGATCCAACTTATCCAAATCAGCGACTGGCTTATATGCTGGAAGATTCTCAGGTGTCAGTAGTATTGACTCAAGAACAGTTGGTGAAAAAGTTACCGGATATTGGGGCGCAAGTACTTTGCTTAGATACTCTTTGGGATGCAATTACCCAAGAAAGTGATGAGAATCCTAAAACAGAAGTCATTCCTGATAACCTGGTCTACTTAATTTATACTTCTGGATCTACAGGACAACCCAAAGGAGTGCAGGTTACGCATCAAAACTTAGTTCACTCCACAACTGCTCGCATCTGTTACTACGATCAACCTGTAACAGGCTTTCTGTTAACTTCACCTTTTGCTTTCGATAGTTCTGTTGCTTGCATTTTTTGGACACTTTGTCAAGGTGGTTTTGTTTCCGTTTTACCAGAAAATTGGCAACTAGATATTAAACAGATTATAGAGGCGATCGCTCAACAACAAATTTCTCATTTATTATGTCTGCCATCTCTCTATAAGCTGATTTTAGAGCAAGCCCAACCACAGCAACTAATTAGCCTGCAAACCGTAATTGTCGCTGGAGAATCCTGTCCAAAAGAGCTTGTTAAGCAACACCGTGAATTACTACCCCAGACATCTTTATTTAATGAGTATGGTCCAACAGAAGCAACGGTTTGGAGCAGTGTATACAATTGTCAAAATCATGATTTGAAAAATCCTGTGCCAATTGGTCGCCCAATTGCTAACACCCAGATTTATTTATTGGATTCTCATCTCCAACCAGTACCCATTGGTGTATCGGGTGAGGTACATATTGGTGGTTTCGGTCTGGCTAAGGGCTATCTTAACCGTCCTGAACTAACTGCCCAAAAGTTCATTCCCAATCCGTTTAGCGATGAACCAAACGCACGCCTCTACAAAACTGGGGATTTAGGGCGTTACCTCCCGGATGGAAACATTAAGTTTCTCGGTCGTCTCGATCAGCAGGTCAAGATTCGAGGGTACCGCATTGAGATCACTGAAATTGAAGCTGTTCTAAATCAACACTCGGCTGTGCAAGAAGCGATAGTCGTCGCCCAAGAAGATATCCACACTCATCGGCGTTTAGTAGCTTATATTGTCCCAGAAAAGGAGCAAATACCCACAGTTGATGACTTACGTAGCTTCTTGAAAAATCGCTTGCCAGAGTATATGCTGCCTTCAGTGTTCGTGATGCTGAAGGCGCTACCACTGACACCCAATGGTAAGGTAGATCGTCAAGCGCTTCCCATCCCCGACCAAGAAAGACCAAATCTGGAAGCAGCATTTGTCCCACCTAGCACTCCAATCGAAGTAGCACTAGCAGAGATTTGGTCAGAAGTTCTTGGTGTAGAACAAGTGGGCATTCACGACAACTTCTTAAAGCTGGGAGGAGATTCTCTGCGCAGTATTCAAGTATTATCCAGAGCCAATGACCGAGGATTAAGTTTCTCTTTGCAAGAGTTTACCCAAAATCCGACAATTTACGAACTTTCCCAACTTATTAAGACGGCTGAAGAACTGCGGATACCCGCAATACGACCAGTGTCTCGTGAGCAATACCGTATGCAGGCATCAATGGACAGCACTACCGATGGTGTCTGA
- a CDS encoding DedA family protein — protein MHFDLAETIKSLGYFGVWAIVFAESGLLIGFFLPGDSLLFTAGFVASQGLLNIWVLIIGAFLAAVLGDNVGYATGYRFGRRLFQKEDSRLFHKKHLVTTTEFYHKHGKKTLILARFVPIVRTFAPIIAGVGSMDYRTFMFYNLIGGFLWTFGITLLGFLLGNSLPAEQLDKYLLPIIGLIVVVSLIPSILHIIKENKNK, from the coding sequence ATGCATTTTGATTTAGCAGAAACAATAAAGTCTTTAGGCTACTTTGGAGTATGGGCAATTGTATTTGCAGAGTCTGGCTTACTGATTGGCTTTTTTCTACCAGGAGATAGTTTGCTGTTTACTGCTGGATTTGTAGCATCTCAGGGACTACTTAACATCTGGGTTCTGATCATTGGCGCTTTTCTTGCTGCAGTGCTTGGTGATAATGTCGGTTATGCAACTGGATACAGATTTGGTCGTAGGCTCTTTCAAAAAGAAGATTCACGGTTATTTCATAAAAAACATTTGGTCACAACGACCGAATTTTATCACAAACATGGTAAGAAAACGCTTATATTAGCTCGATTTGTTCCAATAGTGCGGACTTTTGCGCCGATTATTGCTGGCGTTGGTAGCATGGATTATCGCACTTTTATGTTCTATAACTTGATTGGTGGATTTCTTTGGACATTCGGTATAACTCTGTTAGGATTTTTATTAGGAAATTCTCTACCAGCTGAACAGCTAGATAAGTATTTGTTACCAATTATTGGATTAATTGTTGTTGTTTCTTTAATACCATCAATTCTTCATATTATTAAAGAAAACAAGAATAAATGA
- a CDS encoding non-ribosomal peptide synthetase encodes MTEELFVFPTSFAQQRLWFLHQLEPNSPVYNMTYGLRISGNLRVKALQQAFETIVTRHEILRTNFTTVDGSPVQVIAKSRSIVIAAINLSKWSEVDRAAEVQRLITQKAEHPFDLARDPLLLVTLLQLGEQEYVLLLTLHHIIFDGWSLGVFIRELTALYKAFSTGTASQLPELPIQYADYAIWQRQWLQQRVLKTHLDYWKQQLAGSLPVLELPTDRPRLAVQNFQGATQSFSLSSDLSQALKLLSQQEGITLFMTLLAAFKTLLYRYTGEGDIIVGSPTANRNRPEIEGLIGFFVNTLVLRTDLGDNPSFRQLLLRVQEVTSGAFDHQDLPFEKLVEEIQPERSLSHTPLFQVMFVLQNAPMPPLELPELTLSPLMVDSKTAKVDLSVSMTDTQQGLIGNLEYNTDLFEAATINRMVGHFQTLLESIVVNPDQRLSDLSILTEAERQTLLVKWNSTQTEILQDLCIHELFETQVEQTPDAVAVVFENQQLTYRELNAKANQLARYLDSLGVGPEVLVGICVERSPSLVIALLGILKAGGAYVPLDPTYPQERLSWMLSDSQVPILLTQKHLLVEKKFDGLHVVCLDTDWEVISHESEENLVSDATPENLAYVIYTSGSTGKPKGVMIQHQSLRNFTEAAIVEYGLTECDRILQFASISFDTAVEEIYPCLICGGTLVLRNEQMLIDIPNFLKQCRGWEITVLDLPTAYWHHLTFELTTTQLKLPESLRLVIIGGERVLPERVKMWQKYVSDYPQLFNGYGPTEATVVTTIYKLPKASFSSDITLSGVPIGKPIRNVQVYVLDKNLQPVPIGIQGELYIGGVGLARGYLNRPDLTEEKFIPNPFNNSKFKICPKDSASGQEIQNSKFNRLYKTGDLVRYLRDGNIEFLDRIDNQVKVRGFRIELGEIEVVLTQHSEVRETVVIAQQDATGNQYLMAYVVPKQKPFPKSSELRRFLRDKLPEYMLPKVFVMLEALPLTPNGKVDRTALPIAEQTRCDHTTIYVAPRTSTEEQLAIIWSELLGLEQLGINDNFFDLGGHSLLLTQLIFRVQETFQVELPLRSLFEMPTVASLAESIERVKNTGSDTSGGKTVAQLKVEAVLDPTIRPEAIQREYTTEPANIFLTGATGFLGAFLLDELLQKTQADVYCLVRAANAEEGKNKLCKNLEMYSLGNEHFSSRIIPMMGDLSQAFFGLSEEQFLLLANKIDVIYHNGALVNFVYPYEQLKAANVLGTQEVLRLASLIKVKPVHYVSTLSVFPAQSDSDVQVFREQDSLEHDGILQSGYAQSKWVAEKLVAIARSRGLPVTIHRLGRITGNSKTGIWNTNDFMCSMIKCCIQLGSVPKMDGLVDMTPVDYVSQAIIYLSQQKESIEEVFHLLNPHPIKLEELIKLVCSYGYPLRLVAYDEWRQELITAAKYSPDPTLYSLLPLFPENRSKNQISIEENLSQSRMTQFDCKNTLDKLADTSIICPAIDDKLLNSYFGYFTRSGFLNHPHM; translated from the coding sequence ATGACAGAGGAACTGTTTGTTTTTCCTACATCTTTTGCCCAGCAGCGACTGTGGTTTTTGCATCAGCTAGAGCCGAATAGCCCAGTATATAACATGACCTATGGGTTGCGGATAAGTGGGAATTTGAGGGTAAAAGCTCTGCAACAGGCTTTTGAGACCATCGTCACTCGCCATGAAATACTGCGTACTAACTTTACCACGGTGGATGGGAGTCCGGTACAAGTCATTGCCAAAAGCCGATCAATAGTCATAGCTGCGATCAACCTGAGCAAATGGTCAGAAGTAGACCGCGCTGCTGAAGTCCAGCGACTGATTACCCAGAAAGCAGAACATCCTTTTGACCTGGCACGCGATCCGTTACTGCTTGTCACCTTGCTACAATTAGGCGAGCAAGAATATGTCCTATTGCTGACACTACACCATATTATCTTTGATGGTTGGTCGCTTGGGGTTTTCATCCGAGAACTGACAGCACTCTACAAAGCCTTTTCTACCGGGACTGCTTCGCAACTTCCCGAACTGCCCATACAGTACGCTGACTATGCTATCTGGCAGAGGCAGTGGTTGCAACAAAGGGTACTCAAGACTCATTTGGACTACTGGAAACAACAGCTAGCAGGTTCTTTGCCTGTTCTGGAATTGCCCACAGACCGTCCGAGATTGGCAGTCCAGAATTTTCAAGGTGCAACTCAGTCTTTTTCATTGTCCTCTGATTTATCGCAGGCGCTCAAGCTTCTTAGCCAGCAAGAAGGAATCACCTTGTTTATGACTCTGCTGGCAGCATTCAAAACATTACTCTACCGCTATACAGGAGAAGGGGACATCATAGTCGGTTCACCTACTGCTAACCGTAATCGCCCCGAAATCGAAGGATTGATTGGGTTCTTCGTTAACACCCTTGTTCTGCGTACCGACCTTGGAGATAACCCCAGTTTTCGGCAGTTGCTTTTACGAGTACAGGAAGTAACATCAGGGGCATTTGACCATCAAGACTTGCCCTTCGAGAAGCTGGTAGAAGAAATACAGCCTGAACGCAGCCTCAGCCATACACCACTGTTTCAGGTGATGTTTGTCCTGCAAAATGCACCGATGCCACCCTTGGAGTTGCCAGAACTTACGCTGAGTCCTCTGATGGTTGACAGCAAAACAGCTAAGGTTGACTTGTCTGTATCTATGACAGATACACAGCAGGGACTGATCGGGAATCTAGAATACAACACCGACCTGTTTGAAGCAGCCACTATTAATAGAATGGTGGGGCATTTCCAAACTTTGCTCGAAAGTATTGTGGTTAATCCCGACCAGCGCCTCAGTGACTTGTCAATTTTGACAGAAGCAGAACGGCAGACTCTGTTGGTAAAGTGGAATAGCACACAAACAGAAATTTTGCAAGACTTGTGCATCCATGAACTGTTTGAAACTCAAGTAGAGCAGACACCGGATGCCGTTGCAGTCGTTTTTGAAAACCAACAGTTAACATACCGGGAACTGAACGCCAAGGCAAATCAGCTAGCGCGTTACTTAGATTCGCTTGGTGTGGGGCCAGAAGTGCTGGTGGGCATTTGTGTAGAGCGATCACCATCTCTGGTGATCGCTTTGTTGGGCATCCTCAAAGCTGGTGGGGCTTATGTACCCTTAGATCCCACTTATCCCCAAGAGCGCTTGAGTTGGATGTTATCAGATTCACAAGTGCCAATCCTCTTGACTCAGAAGCATTTGCTGGTAGAAAAAAAGTTTGATGGACTGCATGTAGTTTGCTTGGATACAGACTGGGAAGTCATTTCTCACGAGAGTGAAGAGAATCTCGTCAGTGATGCTACACCGGAAAATTTAGCATATGTCATTTACACATCAGGTTCTACAGGCAAACCAAAAGGAGTGATGATTCAACATCAGTCTTTAAGGAATTTCACTGAGGCGGCAATTGTTGAATATGGGCTTACCGAATGCGATCGCATACTACAGTTTGCCTCTATCAGTTTCGATACAGCAGTCGAAGAAATTTATCCCTGCCTGATCTGTGGTGGTACGCTAGTACTACGTAACGAACAGATGTTAATTGATATACCTAATTTCCTCAAACAATGTCGGGGATGGGAAATAACGGTATTAGATTTACCCACAGCATACTGGCATCATCTGACTTTTGAATTAACAACGACACAGCTAAAACTACCTGAATCATTACGTTTAGTAATTATTGGGGGAGAACGGGTACTTCCAGAACGAGTAAAAATGTGGCAAAAGTATGTAAGTGACTACCCGCAGTTATTCAACGGATACGGTCCTACAGAGGCAACTGTAGTAACCACAATTTACAAGTTACCAAAAGCTAGCTTTTCTTCAGATATTACATTGTCAGGAGTACCCATTGGCAAGCCTATTCGTAATGTTCAAGTGTACGTGCTGGATAAAAACCTACAGCCAGTCCCCATTGGCATCCAGGGTGAACTCTACATTGGCGGTGTTGGTTTAGCACGAGGTTACTTGAATCGCCCAGACTTAACTGAAGAAAAATTTATTCCTAACCCCTTTAACAATTCAAAATTCAAAATATGCCCGAAGGACTCAGCGTCTGGGCAGGAGATACAAAATTCAAAATTTAATCGCCTTTACAAGACTGGGGATTTAGTGCGTTATCTAAGAGACGGTAACATTGAGTTTCTCGATCGCATTGATAATCAGGTGAAGGTGCGCGGCTTCCGCATCGAACTTGGAGAAATTGAAGTGGTACTGACGCAACACTCAGAGGTTAGGGAAACTGTAGTCATAGCTCAACAAGACGCTACGGGCAACCAATACTTAATGGCTTATGTGGTTCCAAAGCAAAAGCCATTTCCGAAGAGCAGTGAACTACGCCGCTTTCTCAGGGATAAGTTGCCCGAATATATGCTGCCAAAAGTCTTTGTGATGCTAGAAGCACTACCACTCACTCCTAACGGCAAAGTAGACCGCACAGCGCTACCAATAGCTGAGCAAACCCGCTGTGATCATACCACAATTTACGTAGCGCCACGTACATCAACTGAGGAACAGTTAGCGATAATTTGGTCTGAGTTACTTGGTCTGGAACAACTTGGTATTAATGATAACTTTTTTGATTTAGGTGGTCATTCCTTACTACTGACTCAGCTGATTTTTCGAGTGCAAGAAACTTTTCAAGTAGAGCTACCCTTGCGTAGTTTGTTTGAAATGCCTACCGTAGCCAGCCTAGCCGAAAGTATTGAGAGGGTTAAAAACACAGGTTCTGATACTAGTGGCGGGAAAACTGTTGCACAGCTGAAAGTCGAAGCTGTTCTCGATCCCACAATTCGTCCTGAAGCTATTCAAAGGGAGTATACAACTGAGCCTGCTAATATCTTCTTAACCGGAGCTACAGGTTTTTTGGGAGCTTTTTTACTTGATGAACTTCTCCAAAAAACTCAAGCAGATGTCTATTGCTTGGTACGTGCTGCAAATGCTGAAGAAGGCAAAAATAAGCTCTGCAAAAACTTGGAAATGTATTCACTTGGGAACGAACATTTCAGTTCCAGAATCATCCCGATGATGGGAGATTTATCTCAGGCATTTTTTGGACTTTCTGAAGAACAATTTCTACTACTAGCAAATAAGATAGATGTTATTTATCACAATGGTGCTTTAGTTAATTTTGTTTATCCATACGAGCAACTGAAGGCGGCTAATGTTCTCGGAACGCAGGAAGTCTTGAGATTGGCAAGTTTAATCAAAGTTAAGCCTGTGCATTACGTTTCTACCCTTTCTGTTTTTCCCGCACAGAGCGATTCTGACGTACAAGTATTTCGCGAACAAGACTCTTTGGAACATGATGGAATTCTCCAAAGTGGCTATGCTCAGAGTAAATGGGTGGCGGAAAAATTAGTAGCGATCGCACGTTCTAGAGGACTTCCTGTAACTATCCACCGACTGGGAAGGATAACAGGAAACAGCAAAACAGGGATCTGGAACACAAATGATTTTATGTGCAGCATGATTAAGTGCTGTATTCAGCTTGGTAGTGTGCCAAAAATGGATGGTTTGGTGGACATGACACCTGTAGACTACGTAAGTCAAGCCATCATTTATTTATCTCAGCAAAAAGAATCCATTGAGGAAGTTTTTCACTTGCTCAATCCTCACCCAATTAAACTGGAAGAACTGATCAAGTTGGTATGTTCTTATGGCTATCCACTGCGGCTAGTTGCGTATGATGAATGGCGACAGGAGTTGATAACTGCTGCAAAATATTCTCCAGATCCCACGTTGTATTCCCTTTTGCCTTTATTTCCTGAAAATAGATCTAAAAATCAGATATCCATCGAAGAAAATCTTTCTCAATCAAGAATGACACAGTTCGATTGCAAAAACACACTTGATAAGTTAGCAGATACTTCTATTATCTGTCCTGCGATAGATGACAAACTTTTAAATAGCTACTTTGGTTACTTCACTCGTAGTGGTTTCCTGAATCACCCACACATGTAG